From a region of the Anser cygnoides isolate HZ-2024a breed goose chromosome 34, Taihu_goose_T2T_genome, whole genome shotgun sequence genome:
- the GTF2F1 gene encoding general transcription factor IIF subunit 1 has translation MASLGPSSQVVTEYVVRVPKSSTKRYNIMAFNAADKVNFASWHQARMERDLSNKRIYQEEELPEAGAGSEFHRRLRDEARRKKFGIVLREFRPEDQPWLLRVNGKAGRKYKGVKKGGVTENASYYIFTQCPDGAFEAFPVQHWYNFTPVAKHRTLTAEEAEEEWERRNKVLNHFSIMQQRRLRDQDEEEEEKEKKAKKKGGELKIHDLEDDLELSSEDSEASEAEGEKAPKPKKKAPAGKKKKKKKGSDDEAFEDSDDGDFEGQEVDYMSDASSSSLEEDVGKAKVTKEDDGPKGIDEASESSEESEEEKPAEEKEEEEEEKKAPTPQEKKKKRDSSDESQTSEESDIDSETSSALFMAKKKTPPKRERRGSASSSRGGSRPGTPTVEPGGTSGTLRAAASKLEQGRRQPGEPPAAKRLKLEPGPQPPSGKCTPSSGEVQLTEEAVRRYLTRKPMTTKDLLKKFQTRRTGLSSEQTVNALAQLLKRLNPERKVIGDKMHFFLKE, from the exons gagcagcaccaAGCGGTACAACATCATGGCCTTCAACGCTGCCGACAAGGTCAACTTCGCCTCCTGGCACCag GCGCGCATGGAGCGGGACCTGAGCAACAAGCGCATCTACCAGGAGGAGGAGCTGCCCGAGGCGGGCGCCGGCAGCGAGTTCCACCGGCGGCTGCGGGACGAGGCGCGCCGCAAGAAGTTCGGGATCGTGCTGCGCGAGTTCCGCCCCGAGGaccagccctggctgctgcgCGTCAACGGCAAGGCCGGCCGCAA GTACAAGGGGGTGAAGAAGGGCGGCGTGACGGAGAACGCCTCCTACTACATCTTCACGCAGTGCCCCGACGGCGCCTTCGAGGCCTTCCCGGTGCAGCACTGGTACAACTTCACCCCCGTGGCCAAGCACCGCACGCTCACGGCCGAGGAGGCCGAGGAGGAGTGGGAGAG gaGGAACAAGGTGCTGAACCACTTCAGCATCATGCAGCAGCGGCGCCTGCGGGAccaggacgaggaggaggaggagaaggagaagaaggccAAGAAGAAGGGCGGCGAGCTGAAGATCCACGACCTGGAGGACGACCTCGAGCTCAGCTCCGAGGACAGCGAGGCCAGCGAGGCCGAGG gggagAAGGCGCCGAAGCCGAAGAAGAAGGCGCCGgcggggaagaagaagaagaagaagaagggctCCGACGACGAGGCCTTCGAGGACAGCGACGACGGCGACTTCGAGGGCCAGGAGGTCGACTACATGTCCGACGCCTCCag CAGCTCGCTGGAGGAGGACGTGGGGAAGGCCAAGGTGACCAAGGAGGACGACGGCCCCAAGG gcatCGATGAGGCGAGCGAGAGCAGCGAGGAGAGCGAGGAGGAGAAGCCGgcggaggagaaggaggaggaggaggaggagaagaaggcgCCGACGCcgcaggagaagaagaagaagcgaG acaGCAGCGACGAGTCGCAGACCTCGGAGGAGAGCGACATCGACAGCGAGACCTCGTCCGCCCTCTTCATGGCA aagaAGAAGACCCCCCCCAAGAGGGAGCGCCGGGGCTCGGCCAGCAGCTCGCGGGGCGGCAGCCGCCCCGGGACGCCCACGGTGGAGCCCGGCGGCACCTCCGGCACCCTGCGCGCCGCCGCCAGCAAGCTGGAGCAAG GCCGCCGCCAGCCGGGGGAGCCGCCGGCCGCCAAGCGCCTGAAGCTGGAGCCGGGGCCGCAGCCGCCGTCGGGGAAATGCACCCCCAGCAGCGG CGAGGTGCAGCTGACGGAGGAGGCGGTGCGGCGCTACCTGACGCGGAAGCCGATGACCACCAAGGACCTGCTGAAGAAGTTCCAGACGCGGCGCACGGGGCTGAGCAGCGAGCAGACCGTCAACGCCCTGGCCCAGCTCCTCAAGCGCCTCAACCCCGAGCGCAAGGTCATCGGCGACAAGATGCACTTCTTCCTCAAGGAgtag
- the PSPN gene encoding LOW QUALITY PROTEIN: persephin (The sequence of the model RefSeq protein was modified relative to this genomic sequence to represent the inferred CDS: inserted 2 bases in 1 codon; deleted 1 base in 1 codon) has protein sequence MGLFPSLGAPPIYPPPAASPVAAGGGRGRPLCGLRSVAVRVRDLGLGYPSEETVLFRYCGGPAPRXPSNHGLALARLRPGGPGGAGGAGPCCRPSRYEDAAFLDERHRWHELRQLSAAACRCVG, from the exons atggggctCTTCCCTTCATTGGGAGCCCCTCCCATTTA ccccccccccgccgcgtcccccgtggcagcgggggggggccgggggcgccccCTCTGCGGGCTGCGCAGCGTGGCCGTGCGGGTGCGCGACCTGGGGCTGGGCTACCCGTCGGAGGAGACGGTGCTGTTCCGCTACTGCGGGGGgcctgccccgcg cccctccaACCACGGGCTGGCCCTGGCCCGGTTACgg ccggggggtcccgggggcgccgggggggccgggccctgctgcaggcccagCCGTTACGAGGACGCCGCCTTCCTGGACGAGCGGCACCGCTGGCACGAGCTGCGGCAGCTCTCGGCCGCCGCCTGCCGCTGCGTggggtga
- the ALKBH7 gene encoding LOW QUALITY PROTEIN: alpha-ketoglutarate-dependent dioxygenase alkB homolog 7, mitochondrial (The sequence of the model RefSeq protein was modified relative to this genomic sequence to represent the inferred CDS: inserted 4 bases in 3 codons) translates to MHRVKPSSDLPPGMHRARPRSDLPPGMHRVKPSSDLPPGMHRARPRSDLPPGMHRVKPSSDLPPGMHRVKPSSDLTPGMHRVKPSSDLTPGMHRARPRSDLPPGMHRARPSSDLPPGMHRARPRSDLPPGMHRVKPSSDLPPGMHRARPRSDLPPGMHRARPRSDLPPGMHRVKPSSDLTPAGPGGSGGPGPPPPLLRASAPGVERRLRGSALVHAGFVSPAEAAELLRELEPGLGRRPYQFDHWDGAICGYRETERGXLGGAAGAVLRRVAAAFPXRAPPLGLVHVLDLHPRGFVRPHVDSVKFCGCTIAGLSLLSAAVMRLVSCRAPGEWLELLLEPGSLYVLRDAARYDFTHEILRDEESFFGGXRVPRGRRVSIICRNAPRG, encoded by the exons ATGCACCGCGTCAAACCCAGCTCGGACCTCCCTCCCGGCATGcaccgcgcccggccccgctccgacCTCCCTCCCGGCATGCACCGCGTCAAACCCAGCTCGGACCTCCCTCCCGGCATGcaccgcgcccggccccgctccgacCTCCCTCCCGGCATGCACCGCGTCAAACCCAGCTCGGACCTCCCTCCCGGCATGCACCGCGTCAAACCCAGCTCTGACCTCACTCCCGGCATGCACCGCGTCAAACCCAGCTCGGACCTCACTCCCGGCATGCACCGCGCACGGCCCCGCTCCGACCTCCCTCCCGGCATGCACCGCGCCCGGCCCAGCTCCGACCTCCCTCCCGGCATGcaccgcgcccggccccgctctgACCTCCCTCCCGGCATGCACCGCGTCAAACCCAGCTCGGACCTCCCTCCCGGCATGCACCGCGCACGGCCCCGCTCTGACCTCCCTCCCGGCATGcaccgcgcccggccccgctctgACCTCCCTCCCGGCATGCACCGCGTCAAACCCAGCTCGGACCTCACTCCCG cggggccgggggggagcggggggccggggccgccgccgccgctgctccGCGCCTCGGCCCCCGGCGTCgagcggcggctgcggggctcGGCCCTGGTGCACGCCGGCTTCGTGAGCCCGGCGGAGGCGGCCGAgctgctgcgggagctggagccggggctgggcCGGCGGCCGTACCAGTTCGATCACTGGGACGGG gccatCTGCGGTTACCGGGAGACGGAGCGGG cgctggggggggcggcgggggcggtgCTGCGCCGGGTGGCGGCCGCCTTccc ccgggcgcccccccTCGGCCTCGTCCACGTCCTCGACCTGCACCCGCGCGGCTTCGTCCGCCCGCACGTCGACAGCGTCAAG ttctgcGGCTGCACCATCGCGGGGCTCTCGCTGCTCTCGGCGGCTGTCATGCGCCTGGTGAGCTGCCGCGCGCCCGGCGagtggctggagctgctgctggagccggGCTCGCTCTACGTCCTGCG GGATGCGGCGCGCTACGACTTCACCCACGAGATCCTGCGGGACGAGGAGTCCTTCTTCGGGG GCCGGGTGCCGCGGGGGCGCCGCGTCTCCATCATCTGCCGCAACGCCCCCCGCGGGTGA
- the CLPP gene encoding ATP-dependent Clp protease proteolytic subunit, mitochondrial, whose amino-acid sequence MGPGVARALRLLGGAARRLHGTPPAGGPLIPIVVEQTGRGERAYDIYSRLLRERIVCVMGPIDDSLASLVIAQLLFLQSESHKKPIHMYINSPGGAVTSGLAIYDTMQYVLSPVCTWCVGQAASMGSLLLAAGAPGLRHALPNARIMIHQPSGGPRGQATDIAIQAEEILQLKRQINGLYAKHTGKPLPVIEAAMERDRYLSPVEAQEFGLLDQVLVHPPPRGQDEPRLVQKETPGAPPGAPRTPRAPEPPPPRGVVGGPPSASLYPHPEQLNGCRARRGRAGGAGAAPGGARRRWGGSCGSTGRRRRGARRERELRALRRRLEPLQCPHRAPRS is encoded by the exons ATGGGGCCGGGGGTGGcg CGCGCCCTGCGCCTCCTGGGgggggccgcccgccgcctgcacgggaccccccccgccgGCGGCCCCCTGATCCCCATCGTGGTGGAGCAGACG gGCCGGGGGGAGCGCGCCTACGACATCTACTCGCGGCTGCTGCGGGAGCGGATCGTCTGCGTCATGGGGCCG atcgACGACAGCCTGGCCAGCCTGGTGATCGCgcagctgctgttcctgcagtCCGAGAGCCACAAGAAGCCCATCCACATGTACATCAACAGCcccgg GGGCGCGGTGACGTCGGGGCTGGCGATCTACGACACGATGCAGTACGTGCTGAGCCCGGTGTGCACGTGGTGCGTGGGGCAGGCGGCCAGCATGGGCTCGCTGCTGCTCGCCGCCGGCGCCCCCGGCCTGCGCCACGCCCTGCCCAACGCCCGCATCATGATCCACCAGCCCTCGGGGGGGC CAAGG ggccaggCGACCGACATCGCCATCCAGGCGGAGGAGATCCTGCAGCTCAAGCGCCAGATCAACGGGCTCTACGCCAAGCACACCGGGAAGCCGCTGCCCGTCATCG agGCGGCGATGGAGCGGGACCGCTACCTCAGCCCGGTGGAGGCGCAGGAATTCGGGCTCCTCGACCAGGTCCTggtgcacccccccccccgcggccagGACGAGCCCCGGCTGGTGCAGAAGGAgacccccggcgccccccccggagccccccggacccccagggctcctgagcccccccccccgaggggggTAGTGGGGGGGCCCCCCTCAGCCTCGCTGTACCCCCACCCGGAGCAATTAAACGGCTGCAGAGCCCGGAGAGGGC gagctggcggcgctggggctgcccccgggggggcccggcggcgctgggggggctcctgcgGCTCtaccgggaggcggcggcggggggcgcggcgggagCGGGAGCTGCGGGCGCTGCGGCGGCGGCTGGAGCCCCTCCAG TGTCCCCATCGTGCCCCCCGGTCTTGA